The Xanthomonas sp. DAR 34887 genome has a segment encoding these proteins:
- a CDS encoding BPSS1780 family membrane protein: MIEIRKLPASAGAEWLLSGIALLRRAPLALGLLGVIWGLAALLALLLGALNPTLGMLAQLLLGLAGPLLFGGLVWAVREVDQGRLAQPAHLLQGLHDGRAPRLLVALLPQVLVGLGLGALALVVVGQSGWEQLGTVMNKLNELGQSSAQPDPAQVEQLVATLPAMRILLWLLMVFVGFVAVTLTLFVLAPQVMFDGRGGLAAMRNSLRACLHNLPAMLVFFVLAFIAMFALYFALVVVILLVQALAGPTIAALVAQLLLMALAMPALAGAVYAAWKQMFVHNGDAAPAVPPPPSNVFAA, translated from the coding sequence ATGATCGAGATTCGCAAGCTGCCGGCCTCGGCCGGCGCGGAATGGCTGTTGAGCGGAATTGCGCTGCTGCGCCGGGCGCCGCTGGCGCTGGGCCTGCTGGGCGTGATCTGGGGCCTGGCGGCGCTGTTGGCGCTGCTGCTGGGCGCGCTGAACCCGACCTTGGGCATGCTGGCGCAACTGCTGCTGGGCCTGGCCGGACCGCTGTTGTTCGGCGGGCTGGTGTGGGCGGTGCGCGAAGTGGACCAGGGCCGTCTCGCGCAGCCGGCGCACCTGCTGCAGGGCTTGCACGACGGCCGTGCGCCGCGCCTGCTGGTGGCGCTGCTGCCGCAGGTGCTGGTGGGTCTGGGGCTGGGGGCGCTGGCCTTGGTCGTGGTCGGTCAGAGCGGCTGGGAACAGCTGGGGACGGTCATGAACAAGCTCAACGAGCTCGGCCAGTCCAGTGCCCAGCCGGATCCGGCGCAGGTCGAGCAGCTGGTGGCCACGCTGCCGGCGATGCGCATCCTGCTGTGGCTGCTGATGGTGTTCGTGGGCTTCGTGGCGGTGACGCTGACCCTGTTCGTGCTCGCCCCGCAGGTGATGTTCGACGGCCGCGGCGGTCTGGCGGCGATGCGCAACAGCCTGCGTGCCTGCCTGCACAACCTGCCGGCGATGCTGGTGTTCTTCGTCCTCGCCTTCATCGCGATGTTCGCGCTGTATTTCGCCCTGGTGGTGGTGATCCTGCTGGTGCAGGCGCTGGCCGGGCCGACCATCGCCGCCCTGGTCGCGCAATTGCTGCTGATGGCGCTGGCGATGCCGGCGCTGGCCGGCGCGGTCTATGCGGCCTGGAAGCAGATGTTCGTGCACAACGGCGATGCCGCGCCGGCAGTGCCGCCGCCGCCTTCCAATGTGTTTGCGGCCTGA
- a CDS encoding glutamine amidotransferase — protein MTPAPFLILETGEPVATMRRYGRFPHWIRVAAGLAARDTVVANVAGGAALPARTGFAGIIVTGSAAFVTDRAEWSERSADWLREAAHAGTPLLGICYGHQLLAHALGGEVAYNPAGRESGTVHIDLHPPAFDDPLFAGLPERFPAHATHLQTVLRAPAGATVLARSAQDQCHAFRWGEAAWGVQFHPEFATHHMRGYVHARAECLRSAGRCARTIAREVSAAPLARKLLRRFVQHARGQQTAGGQAKPR, from the coding sequence ATGACGCCTGCGCCCTTCCTGATCCTCGAAACCGGCGAGCCGGTGGCGACGATGCGGCGCTATGGGCGCTTCCCGCACTGGATCCGCGTCGCCGCCGGCCTGGCTGCGCGCGACACCGTGGTCGCCAATGTCGCCGGCGGCGCCGCGTTGCCGGCGCGCACGGGATTCGCCGGGATCATCGTCACCGGCTCGGCGGCCTTCGTCACCGACCGCGCCGAGTGGAGCGAGCGCTCGGCCGACTGGCTGCGCGAGGCCGCCCACGCCGGCACCCCGCTGCTGGGCATCTGCTACGGGCATCAGCTGCTGGCGCACGCGCTGGGCGGGGAAGTCGCCTACAACCCGGCCGGGCGCGAATCGGGCACCGTGCACATCGACCTGCATCCGCCGGCGTTCGACGACCCGCTGTTCGCCGGCCTGCCCGAACGCTTCCCGGCCCACGCCACGCACCTGCAGACGGTGCTGCGCGCGCCGGCCGGCGCCACCGTGCTGGCGCGCTCGGCGCAGGACCAGTGCCACGCCTTCCGCTGGGGCGAGGCGGCCTGGGGCGTGCAGTTCCACCCGGAGTTCGCCACTCACCACATGCGCGGCTACGTGCACGCCCGCGCCGAGTGTCTACGCAGCGCCGGCCGCTGCGCCCGTACCATCGCTCGCGAGGTCAGCGCCGCGCCGCTGGCGCGCAAGCTGCTGCGGCGCTTCGTTCAGCACGCGCGCGGCCAGCAAACCGCCGGCGGCCAGGCAAAACCGCGATAA
- a CDS encoding bpX6 domain-containing protein, translated as MKATTAASAVRDPVWRGLQDLDGLWWPAGVLPAPQRLARMLAAWHPGCRAYRFAQGDALCFARAQPLYCETLDAVPLRRLQGVLCSAPLTAAELAGCAAIDIGLIAGAAVQGLRFDQGTRLDLSEAIALDDYPLHDTYDCRVPPPALEVAQLQGKDVRGALGQAIPPRSAESEAFLQAMAGARPAGALRGGMAAVREGVLGAALALLSRVLPRPSAAATPRGGVPARQSSGRPSAWRDTLARLAAISRLGKLIGYRHGAYLRRMMAMFEHGDLDEALRNALPLDGDGQSLGQAFGSPGRRDSLQLSGRIGRSANLGLDEGLTAHLRRMYRDAFAALDRRGRIDEAVFVLAELLNARQEALDYLVRHGRHAQAAELALGWDMPPALIIRLLMLAGDHRRAIQVARRDGAFADAVRQLQDADPALAARLRLEWGQALVEGGHWLEAVEVVWPLREAREQALQWLLAAEHAGAALSARALVQRASLLPDTLQQYEDRIETLADPGTDPVPRAALADALLAIKGNSAALHRLAACVLPAVAADCSVGRNGLGRSDLDGLLQLAGDACLKSDMPPWRVAQAGTPSPFWQRDTALDLPLPAAGVQRIHDAAILPDRHYLVALGEAGAAVLDARGRVVQRYPVPAYRLVLAASGQVALAVAPREHVARIARLDLATRSSVELGALALQFAAPTLNGTGWTVVVNDRILVIDVGKGLGEVLWHVGDLPGPIAAAGFFADCEVFLVRAGSTLQDWSYALPQRRLRGRDDIALLDGLPAMPHRCGAIQQPQLDVREDGTVAFVYRDGADQRACVLPQLQAEQLLGQDFVALAQGMLIGVQLSDRRRYFVVRFANAMCIATLETPVDVVLDAREQPDHLLLHTADGRLLDIDLRLSLAHSLSLL; from the coding sequence ATGAAGGCGACGACTGCGGCCAGCGCCGTACGCGATCCGGTGTGGCGCGGCCTGCAGGACCTCGATGGCCTGTGGTGGCCCGCCGGCGTGCTGCCTGCGCCGCAGCGGCTGGCGCGCATGCTGGCCGCCTGGCATCCCGGTTGCCGGGCCTATCGCTTCGCGCAGGGCGACGCGCTGTGCTTCGCCCGCGCGCAGCCGCTGTACTGCGAAACGCTGGACGCGGTGCCGCTGCGCCGCTTGCAGGGGGTGCTGTGTTCGGCGCCGCTGACGGCGGCGGAACTGGCCGGGTGTGCGGCCATCGACATCGGCCTGATCGCCGGCGCCGCGGTGCAGGGACTGCGTTTCGATCAGGGCACGCGCCTGGACCTGTCCGAAGCGATCGCGCTGGACGACTACCCGCTGCACGACACCTACGATTGCCGCGTCCCACCGCCGGCGCTGGAGGTGGCGCAGCTGCAGGGCAAGGACGTGCGCGGCGCGCTCGGCCAGGCCATCCCGCCGCGCAGCGCGGAGAGCGAGGCGTTCCTGCAGGCGATGGCCGGCGCACGTCCGGCGGGAGCGCTGCGCGGCGGCATGGCCGCGGTGCGCGAGGGTGTACTGGGCGCCGCCCTCGCGCTGTTGTCGCGCGTGCTGCCACGGCCATCGGCGGCGGCCACGCCACGCGGTGGCGTGCCCGCGCGCCAGTCGAGCGGGCGGCCCAGCGCCTGGCGCGACACGCTGGCGCGGCTGGCTGCGATCAGCCGCCTCGGCAAGCTGATCGGCTATCGGCACGGCGCCTATCTGCGCCGCATGATGGCCATGTTCGAACACGGTGACCTGGACGAGGCGCTGCGCAATGCCCTGCCGCTGGACGGGGACGGACAATCTCTGGGCCAGGCGTTCGGCTCCCCGGGCCGGCGCGACAGCCTGCAGCTGTCCGGTCGCATCGGGCGCAGCGCCAACCTCGGCCTGGACGAAGGCCTGACCGCGCACCTGCGGCGCATGTACCGCGACGCGTTCGCCGCCCTGGATCGCAGGGGCCGGATCGACGAGGCCGTGTTCGTGCTGGCCGAATTGCTCAATGCGCGGCAGGAGGCGCTGGACTATCTGGTCCGGCACGGCCGCCATGCGCAGGCCGCCGAGCTGGCGCTGGGCTGGGACATGCCGCCGGCACTGATCATCCGCCTGCTGATGTTGGCCGGCGACCATCGCCGCGCGATCCAGGTGGCGCGACGCGACGGCGCCTTCGCCGACGCGGTCCGGCAGTTGCAGGACGCCGATCCGGCGCTGGCGGCGCGGCTGCGGCTGGAATGGGGGCAGGCACTGGTCGAAGGCGGCCACTGGCTGGAAGCGGTCGAGGTGGTGTGGCCGCTGCGCGAGGCGCGCGAGCAGGCGTTGCAATGGCTCTTGGCGGCCGAGCACGCGGGCGCCGCGCTGTCGGCGCGCGCACTGGTGCAGCGCGCCAGCCTGTTGCCGGACACCTTGCAGCAGTACGAGGACAGGATAGAGACGCTGGCCGACCCGGGCACCGACCCGGTCCCGCGGGCCGCCTTGGCCGACGCCCTGCTGGCGATCAAGGGCAACAGCGCCGCGCTGCACCGCCTGGCCGCCTGCGTGCTGCCGGCCGTCGCCGCCGATTGCAGCGTCGGCCGCAACGGCCTGGGGCGCAGCGATCTGGACGGGCTGCTGCAGTTGGCCGGCGATGCCTGCCTGAAGAGCGACATGCCGCCATGGCGTGTCGCGCAGGCCGGCACGCCGTCGCCGTTCTGGCAGCGGGATACGGCGCTGGACCTGCCGCTGCCCGCCGCCGGCGTGCAACGGATCCACGACGCGGCGATCCTGCCCGACCGGCACTATCTGGTCGCTCTCGGCGAGGCCGGCGCGGCCGTGCTGGATGCACGCGGCCGCGTGGTCCAGCGCTACCCGGTGCCGGCCTACCGCTTGGTGCTCGCGGCCAGCGGGCAGGTGGCGTTGGCGGTGGCGCCGCGCGAGCACGTCGCGCGGATCGCGCGCCTGGATCTGGCCACGCGCAGCAGCGTCGAACTCGGTGCGCTGGCCTTGCAGTTCGCCGCTCCCACGCTCAATGGCACCGGTTGGACCGTGGTGGTGAACGACCGCATCCTGGTGATCGACGTGGGCAAGGGCCTGGGCGAGGTGCTGTGGCATGTCGGCGACTTGCCCGGGCCGATCGCCGCCGCCGGCTTCTTCGCCGACTGCGAGGTGTTCCTGGTACGCGCAGGCAGCACCTTGCAGGACTGGAGCTATGCGTTGCCGCAGCGGCGCCTGCGCGGGCGCGACGACATCGCGCTGCTGGATGGCCTGCCGGCGATGCCGCATCGCTGCGGCGCGATCCAGCAGCCGCAGCTGGACGTGCGCGAGGACGGCACGGTGGCGTTCGTCTACCGCGACGGCGCAGATCAGCGTGCCTGCGTGCTGCCGCAGCTGCAGGCGGAACAACTGCTGGGCCAAGACTTCGTCGCGCTCGCGCAGGGCATGCTGATCGGTGTGCAATTGAGCGACCGCCGCCGCTACTTCGTGGTCCGCTTCGCCAATGCCATGTGCATCGCCACGCTGGAGACGCCGGTGGACGTGGTGCTGGATGCGCGCGAGCAGCCGGACCATCTGCTGCTGCACACCGCCGACGGCCGCCTGCTGGACATCGACCTGCGCCTGTCGCTGGCACATTCGCTGTCGTTGCTCTGA
- a CDS encoding lipid-binding SYLF domain-containing protein produces MPRLPRLALLLSTTLFVGHAVAGPEEDERARNALRVLTDIQKIPEQSIPDKLLDEGRAIVVIPDTLKAGLVIGGRRGHGLMSVKRPDGTWSNPVFVKLTGGSIGFQVGVQSSDVVLVFRNDRSLDNIVNGKFTLGADAGVAAGPVGRNAAAATDGQLKAEIWSWSRARGLFAGVALDGAALQIDDAADLNVYGGNTTPRMIFEGRTTTLPSNDVVAFRDKLEEATYAARQNRGTDSGDRSTAMAPPPPPAAQTAPPPVAEPANGASTAPLQAPPQTPPQQGFQPVSEGEIRTESLDGNR; encoded by the coding sequence ATGCCCCGCCTGCCGCGCCTCGCCCTGTTGTTGAGTACCACGCTGTTCGTCGGCCACGCCGTGGCCGGCCCGGAAGAAGACGAGCGCGCCCGCAACGCACTGCGCGTGCTGACCGACATCCAGAAGATCCCGGAGCAATCCATCCCCGACAAGCTGCTCGACGAGGGCCGCGCGATCGTGGTGATCCCGGACACGCTCAAGGCCGGCCTGGTCATCGGCGGCCGCCGCGGCCATGGCCTGATGTCGGTCAAGCGCCCGGACGGCACCTGGTCCAACCCGGTGTTCGTCAAGCTCACCGGCGGCAGCATCGGCTTCCAGGTCGGCGTGCAGTCCTCCGATGTGGTGCTGGTGTTCCGCAACGACCGCAGCCTGGACAACATCGTCAACGGCAAGTTCACCCTCGGCGCCGATGCCGGCGTCGCCGCCGGTCCGGTCGGGCGCAATGCCGCCGCCGCCACCGATGGCCAGCTCAAGGCCGAGATCTGGTCGTGGTCGCGCGCGCGCGGCCTGTTCGCCGGCGTGGCGCTGGACGGCGCGGCGCTGCAGATCGACGATGCCGCCGACCTCAACGTGTACGGCGGCAACACCACCCCGCGCATGATCTTCGAAGGCCGCACCACCACGCTGCCGTCCAACGACGTGGTCGCGTTCCGCGACAAGCTCGAGGAAGCCACCTACGCGGCGCGGCAGAACCGCGGCACCGACAGCGGCGATCGCAGCACCGCCATGGCGCCGCCACCGCCGCCGGCGGCGCAGACCGCCCCTCCGCCGGTCGCCGAACCCGCCAACGGCGCCAGCACCGCGCCGTTGCAGGCGCCGCCGCAGACGCCGCCGCAGCAGGGCTTCCAGCCGGTGTCCGAAGGCGAGATCCGCACCGAGTCGCTGGACGGCAACCGCTAG
- a CDS encoding SprT family zinc-dependent metalloprotease — protein sequence MPDFLRRLIAPPAAVVERDLVRLRLDEREIDVLRVRDPRARRIKLSVDERGARLTLPLRASLVAGERFLLEHRHWLGEQLARYQDEDDEPGLQRGVPGWLPLRGERLPLRWSEGRYARLQVDADGAELQLPARAGDAAIARALREFYEAQARADVGRWLPKYLPSLPRAPARVRLKVMSSQWGSLAPDGSMALDLALVLGRPSAFEYVLVHELCHLLQANHSPAFWREVEARFPAWRAERDYFHAHGRRLKAQLRRLLS from the coding sequence ATGCCCGATTTCCTACGTCGCCTGATCGCGCCGCCCGCCGCGGTCGTCGAACGCGACCTCGTCCGCCTGCGGTTGGACGAGCGCGAGATCGACGTGCTGCGCGTGCGCGACCCGCGCGCGCGGCGGATCAAGCTCAGCGTGGACGAACGCGGCGCGCGCCTGACCCTGCCGCTGCGCGCCAGCCTGGTGGCCGGCGAGCGCTTCCTGCTCGAGCACCGGCACTGGCTCGGCGAGCAGCTGGCGCGCTACCAGGACGAAGACGACGAACCCGGCCTGCAGCGCGGCGTACCCGGCTGGCTGCCGTTGCGCGGCGAACGCCTGCCGCTGCGCTGGAGCGAGGGCCGCTACGCACGGCTGCAGGTCGATGCCGACGGGGCGGAACTGCAGTTGCCGGCGCGCGCCGGCGATGCGGCGATCGCACGCGCGCTGCGCGAGTTCTACGAAGCGCAGGCGCGCGCCGATGTCGGCCGCTGGTTGCCCAAGTACCTGCCGTCGTTGCCGCGCGCACCGGCGCGGGTGCGGCTGAAGGTGATGTCCTCGCAATGGGGCTCGCTGGCGCCGGACGGCTCGATGGCGCTGGATCTGGCGCTGGTGCTGGGCCGGCCCTCGGCGTTCGAATACGTGCTGGTCCACGAGCTGTGCCATCTGCTGCAGGCCAACCACTCGCCGGCGTTCTGGCGCGAGGTGGAAGCGCGGTTTCCCGCCTGGCGTGCCGAGCGCGACTACTTCCACGCGCACGGGCGGCGCCTGAAGGCGCAGTTGCGGCGGCTGTTGAGCTAG
- the tatA gene encoding Sec-independent protein translocase subunit TatA translates to MGGFSIWHWLVVLVIVLLVFGTKRLTSGAKDLGSAVKEFKKGMRDDDKPAGQLGDESRSSEQSRQTQAERDHDAR, encoded by the coding sequence ATGGGCGGTTTTAGCATCTGGCACTGGCTTGTGGTGCTGGTGATCGTGCTGCTGGTGTTCGGCACCAAGCGGCTGACCAGCGGCGCCAAGGATCTGGGCAGTGCGGTCAAGGAATTCAAGAAAGGCATGCGCGACGACGACAAACCCGCCGGCCAGCTCGGCGACGAGTCGCGCAGCAGCGAGCAGTCCCGCCAGACCCAGGCCGAACGCGACCACGACGCGCGCTGA
- a CDS encoding recombination-associated protein RdgC, giving the protein MFFRNLTLFRFPTTLDFSEIDKLLPEVQLKPVGPLEMSSRGFISPFGRDEHEVLSHRIADFLWLTVGGEDKILPGSVVNDLLERKVAEIEEKEGRRPGGKARKRLKDDLIHELLPRAFVKTSRTDAMLDLQHGYVAVDTSSRKTGENVMSEIRGVLGSFPALPLNAEVAPRSILTGWIAGEPLPEGLSLGEECEMKDPIEGGAVVKCQHQELRCDEIDKHLEAGKQVTKLALILDDHVSFVLGDDLVIRKLKFLDGALDQLENADQDGVRAELDARFALMSAEVRRLFLLLEEALKLSKAET; this is encoded by the coding sequence ATGTTCTTTCGCAATCTGACCCTGTTCCGCTTCCCCACCACCCTCGACTTCTCCGAGATCGACAAGCTCCTGCCGGAGGTGCAGCTCAAGCCGGTCGGCCCGCTGGAAATGAGCTCGCGCGGCTTCATCTCCCCGTTCGGCCGCGACGAGCACGAGGTACTGTCGCACCGCATCGCCGACTTCCTGTGGCTGACCGTCGGCGGCGAGGACAAGATCCTGCCCGGCTCGGTGGTCAACGACCTGCTCGAGCGCAAGGTCGCCGAGATCGAGGAGAAGGAAGGACGCCGCCCGGGCGGCAAGGCGCGCAAGCGACTCAAGGACGACCTGATCCACGAACTGCTGCCGCGCGCCTTCGTCAAGACCTCGCGCACCGACGCGATGCTCGACCTGCAACACGGCTACGTCGCGGTGGACACCTCCAGCCGCAAGACCGGCGAGAACGTGATGTCCGAGATCCGCGGCGTGCTGGGCAGTTTCCCGGCGCTGCCGCTGAACGCGGAAGTGGCGCCGCGCTCGATCCTGACCGGCTGGATCGCCGGCGAGCCCCTGCCCGAAGGCCTGAGCCTGGGCGAGGAGTGCGAGATGAAGGATCCGATCGAAGGCGGCGCGGTGGTCAAGTGCCAGCACCAGGAACTGCGCTGCGACGAGATCGACAAGCACCTGGAAGCCGGCAAGCAGGTCACCAAGCTGGCGCTGATCCTGGACGATCACGTCTCCTTCGTGCTCGGCGACGATCTGGTGATCCGCAAGTTGAAGTTCCTCGACGGCGCCCTGGACCAGCTGGAGAACGCCGACCAGGACGGCGTGCGTGCCGAACTGGACGCCCGCTTCGCGCTGATGAGCGCCGAAGTACGGCGCCTGTTCCTGTTGCTGGAGGAGGCGTTGAAGCTGAGCAAGGCGGAGACCTGA
- the tatC gene encoding twin-arginine translocase subunit TatC — protein MNPEAESSLIEHLVELRARLVRALTGLGVVVLALLPFSKTIYTWLAAPMLAQLPIGQSVIATHPAGAVFAPLKLTFFVGVFIAAPWLLYQAWAFVAPGLYQREKRLALPLLASAVLLFYVGCAFAYFLVLPAVFHFLTTFKPDIIQLTPDAGAYLDFVLAIFFAFGASFELPVALVILALLGWVTPQQLRDGRGYAVVGIFVLAAVLTPPDVVSQLMLAIPMCLLYEIGIIAASAVTKKPGLEIRD, from the coding sequence ATGAATCCGGAAGCCGAAAGCAGCCTGATCGAGCATCTGGTCGAATTGCGCGCGCGCCTGGTGCGCGCGCTGACCGGCCTGGGCGTGGTGGTGCTGGCGCTGCTGCCCTTCTCCAAGACCATCTACACCTGGCTGGCCGCGCCGATGCTGGCGCAGCTGCCGATCGGGCAGAGCGTGATCGCCACCCATCCGGCTGGCGCGGTCTTCGCCCCACTCAAGCTGACCTTCTTCGTCGGCGTGTTCATCGCCGCGCCGTGGTTGCTGTACCAGGCCTGGGCGTTCGTCGCGCCCGGCCTGTACCAGCGCGAGAAGCGCCTGGCGCTGCCGCTGCTGGCCTCGGCAGTGCTGCTGTTCTACGTGGGCTGCGCCTTCGCCTATTTCCTGGTGCTGCCGGCGGTATTCCACTTCCTGACCACGTTCAAGCCGGACATCATCCAGCTCACCCCCGACGCCGGCGCCTACCTGGACTTCGTGCTGGCGATCTTCTTCGCCTTCGGCGCCAGCTTCGAACTGCCGGTGGCACTGGTGATCCTGGCCCTGCTCGGCTGGGTCACCCCGCAGCAGCTGCGCGACGGCCGCGGCTACGCGGTGGTCGGCATCTTCGTGCTGGCCGCGGTGCTGACCCCGCCGGACGTGGTCTCGCAGCTGATGCTGGCGATCCCGATGTGCCTGCTGTACGAGATCGGCATCATTGCGGCCAGTGCGGTAACCAAGAAGCCGGGATTGGAGATTCGGGATTAG
- a CDS encoding alpha/beta fold hydrolase, with amino-acid sequence MSLREFACPSRVGTLAGLRGGDPHGRKVLAVHGWLDNAASFVPLSAQLPQLDLAMLDLPGHGHSASLPAGAEYLLTGALHPLLDAADALGWERFAVIGHSMGAAIASILAAAAPQRVEQLVAIEMLGGLAETVEGTVERLRDSVAATRRASASPLRVFPDLAAPVRARMLANQLSEPAARLLVERGVEAVEGGYVWRSDRRLTLPTAVRLSEPQVQALLAGIECPTRVIYADPAQAYFPEALRNERAARLRHGRVHVLPGTHHLHMEQPAAVAALLRDFF; translated from the coding sequence ATGAGCCTGCGCGAGTTCGCCTGCCCGTCGCGGGTGGGCACGCTGGCCGGACTGCGCGGCGGCGATCCGCACGGCCGCAAGGTGCTGGCGGTGCACGGCTGGCTGGACAACGCCGCCAGCTTCGTGCCGCTGAGCGCGCAACTGCCGCAGCTGGACCTGGCGATGCTGGACCTGCCCGGCCACGGCCACAGCGCGTCGTTGCCGGCCGGCGCCGAGTATCTATTGACCGGCGCGCTGCATCCGCTGCTGGACGCGGCCGACGCGCTGGGCTGGGAGCGCTTCGCGGTGATCGGCCATTCGATGGGCGCGGCGATCGCCAGCATCCTGGCCGCGGCGGCGCCGCAGCGGGTCGAGCAGCTGGTCGCGATCGAGATGCTCGGCGGCCTGGCCGAGACCGTCGAGGGCACCGTGGAACGCCTGCGCGACAGCGTCGCCGCGACCCGCCGCGCCAGCGCCTCGCCGCTGCGCGTCTTCCCCGACCTGGCCGCGCCGGTACGCGCGCGGATGCTGGCCAACCAGCTCAGCGAGCCGGCGGCGCGGCTGCTGGTCGAACGCGGGGTCGAGGCGGTGGAGGGCGGCTACGTGTGGCGCAGCGACCGGCGCCTGACCCTGCCCACCGCGGTGCGGCTGAGCGAGCCGCAGGTGCAGGCGCTGCTGGCCGGCATCGAGTGCCCGACGCGGGTGATCTACGCCGACCCGGCGCAGGCGTATTTCCCGGAGGCGTTGCGCAACGAACGTGCGGCGCGGCTGCGCCATGGCCGCGTGCACGTGCTGCCGGGCACTCACCACCTGCACATGGAGCAGCCAGCCGCGGTGGCGGCGCTGTTGCGCGACTTCTTCTGA
- the tatB gene encoding Sec-independent protein translocase protein TatB, producing MFDIGFSELLLIAVVALVVLGPERLPKAARFAGLWVRRARAQWDSVKQELERELEAEELKRSLQDVQASLRQAESQLRDSGQQLQRETEALRREIDPTGPEPPAEAAPAAIEPQPTSPAAEPLPPSAAPAAAVPAGATPAPTAQTHAAGDATPPAAHDPAPAPPTPGAASPNGDPETPR from the coding sequence GTGTTCGATATCGGATTCAGCGAACTGCTGCTGATCGCTGTGGTGGCGTTGGTGGTGCTCGGCCCCGAACGCCTGCCGAAGGCGGCGCGCTTCGCCGGCCTGTGGGTGCGCCGCGCGCGCGCGCAGTGGGACTCGGTGAAACAGGAACTGGAGCGCGAGCTGGAAGCGGAGGAACTCAAGCGCAGCCTGCAGGATGTGCAGGCCTCGCTGCGCCAGGCCGAATCGCAGTTGCGCGACAGCGGCCAGCAGTTGCAGCGCGAGACCGAGGCGCTGCGCCGCGAGATCGACCCGACCGGACCCGAACCGCCGGCCGAGGCCGCGCCGGCGGCCATCGAACCGCAACCGACGTCGCCAGCAGCGGAACCGTTGCCGCCGTCCGCCGCTCCCGCCGCCGCGGTGCCGGCCGGCGCGACACCCGCGCCGACCGCACAGACGCACGCGGCAGGCGACGCGACACCGCCCGCCGCGCACGACCCTGCCCCCGCACCGCCGACGCCGGGCGCCGCATCGCCAAACGGCGACCCTGAGACGCCGCGATGA
- the hemH gene encoding ferrochelatase, with amino-acid sequence MSDAPETAILVVNLGTPEAPTAPAVARYLAEFLGDKRVVAIPKLFWWPLLNWVILPRRSPRSAEKYALVWLPEGSPLAVYTRRLTEGMQRELPGHRVAWAMRYGTPALAPALDALRDGGVRRIVVLPLYPQYSTTTTASIEDVVQAWQARNPQLPVTLIEDYPTDPAWVEAVADSVRAHWAQHGRGEMLFFSFHGLPQRVANNGDPYPQRCEASAQAIAAALGLGAGEWQLGYQSRFGAERWLQPYAEPSLWQLAEQGTKRVDVICPGFATDCLETLEEVAMGFVETCASRGMQVRYIPCLNDAPAHARALAQLAARAA; translated from the coding sequence ATGTCCGACGCACCCGAGACCGCCATCCTGGTGGTGAATCTAGGCACGCCCGAGGCGCCGACCGCGCCTGCGGTCGCCCGTTACCTGGCCGAATTCCTCGGCGACAAACGCGTGGTCGCCATCCCCAAGCTGTTCTGGTGGCCGTTGCTGAACTGGGTGATCCTGCCGCGGCGTTCGCCGCGATCGGCGGAGAAATACGCGCTGGTGTGGCTGCCGGAAGGCTCGCCGCTGGCGGTGTACACGCGGCGCCTGACCGAGGGCATGCAGCGCGAACTGCCCGGGCACCGCGTGGCCTGGGCGATGCGCTACGGCACCCCGGCGCTGGCGCCGGCACTGGACGCGCTGCGCGACGGCGGCGTGCGCCGGATCGTGGTGCTGCCGCTGTACCCGCAGTATTCGACCACCACCACCGCCTCGATCGAGGACGTGGTGCAGGCCTGGCAGGCGCGCAATCCGCAGCTGCCGGTGACCCTGATCGAGGACTATCCGACCGACCCGGCCTGGGTCGAAGCGGTGGCCGACAGCGTGCGCGCGCACTGGGCGCAGCACGGCCGCGGCGAGATGCTGTTCTTCTCCTTCCATGGCCTGCCGCAGCGCGTGGCCAACAACGGCGACCCGTATCCGCAACGCTGCGAAGCCAGCGCGCAGGCGATCGCCGCGGCGCTGGGCCTGGGCGCCGGCGAATGGCAGCTCGGCTATCAGTCGCGCTTCGGCGCCGAACGCTGGCTGCAGCCGTATGCCGAGCCGAGCCTGTGGCAATTGGCCGAGCAGGGCACCAAGCGGGTCGACGTGATCTGCCCGGGCTTCGCCACCGACTGCCTGGAAACGCTGGAAGAAGTGGCGATGGGCTTCGTCGAGACCTGCGCGTCGCGCGGCATGCAGGTGCGCTACATCCCCTGCCTCAACGACGCCCCGGCGCACGCGCGCGCGCTGGCGCAGCTGGCCGCCCGCGCCGCATGA